CACCAATTGACTAAGTAAGGCATTATGCAAATGTGAAAGCATATATTGATGGTTATTTATTtggaaacaaatatttgattcactcttcaacaaacaaatctttaaaaaaaaaatttgcatTTATGTGTAAGATGAAGTATTCCACCAATGATTAGTACAAGTCGAAGGGGTTTTAGTCGCATATTACTTAGAGGAAGTGCTAAATGGCACTCAGCCATAGGTCTCACTAACTGACCTGGAATGTCTGGATTCCTGTCTCCCAGTTTTGTTTCTTGACACAAAGCCGTGGGTTAAAATGGAGGCTCCTAGCTGGGGCCCCTCCACGTGTGTGGTGTTGGATCACttaaaagatggaggaggggaagaggatgCCATGCGTTTTACTCACACTTGCCTCagaggaggtcaaaggtgaagCATTCCTCCCTGAGCGGCAAGTGCCTGGGAACTACTTCAGAGCTGTGTTTGCCAAaagcactgaaaacaaactgcttaCAGTACCTGCAGTgaatcattctttttttaatgagaaaTTAGCCCTTTCGCAAAGAGCCAATTGCACAATGTCCAATAtctctttattattttagtcTTGGCTTTTATTCTGAACACAACATGCACAGAGAGAATAGTGAAAGGGGAGATTGCGGGGCATTCACAACCAGTAACCTGTAGCTTCTGCTGCTATGTAATATGCATGTGTTACACAAGCTTTGCTCCGCAACAAGAGAAATTCAGAGCACGTACGTTAcgagcaacaacagcagccccTCCCCATGCAGTCCTGAGAGAGAGCCTGTTATATGTGAATTGGGCTGCAGAGATGGGTGTGTGCTCTGACGTCAATGCCATCTCCCTATCTCTCAGTATCGTTTTTCATCTGCTACTGATGCATATTGTTATGTGCTGCATAAGGCGGCGTTTTCTAGAGCGAACAGGAATTAATATTGCATGAAAATCACCGGGGCTTTTGTAATCTGATTTTCAGGCAGATGACGTATTCAAGTTTGTCTCTTTTATTCCTTCTGCTGCAGATTCTGTAAAATTCCTCTCATTTCCACCAACTGAATTCCTCTTGTCACCCCATCCCTCTTctgcttcctccctccctcacctcttTCTGTCGCTCTATTTTTAGAGTGCACTCTAAtactctctttccctctcctgccctccctcccttgcAGTCCCACTGACCTATTTTATGGCGCACCGTCAAAGACAGGAGGAGTGTTTACTGCTTAGCGTCGTTTCTAGGTCAGTGGGACAGAGCAGACGTATGCATGCTTCCTTCCCGCCCGCCTTTGTttcgtgcccccccccccccccccccctccacccctccacacACGCACGACTTTATGAAAATTATTCAAGGgttgggggagagagagaaggggggggctGACCCTACATTTTCCACATCTGTTGGTGGTTGTGTCCAAATCCATTTCTGTTCAGCACAGTTTTACTCCAGTTCTTTGAGAGAAGGAGACTAACAAGAGACAGTAAAATCCTTGTTTTGGCACTGGAGGGAAAATTCAATTTGAAGAATAGCCTGCAGCATATCTAGACTTAGCCCCTGAGTTACAACATCACAGCCCTGGGTAAATAAATGGTTAATTATTCAGAGCAGTAGTCAAGCTGTTCCAAGGTTTTTTTAATGTGAGATTATGTAACCTGGCTATTGACTCTGGCGGAAGCGGAGAAGTGCTGTAACCAGTCTGGAGAAGACGCACATTAGATTAAATAGTTATGTGGCATTGACTCAGTGATGCAAAGTAAGTGGTTTGTGATATGGGAACAATACACTGCAGCATAGTTAGAAGAGGGTCAATGAGTCAGTTTTGCTCAACTGGAGCACTTTTGCTCTACTCTCTTTAGGATCTTTAGCTCTGCCTGTACAGCTCCGCCTTCTCTGCTTGTGTCTCATACTATGCACCACTATGCAGAAGGAACATAAGACAAATATGGGAGCATGAATAGGGATTAGGAACGAAATTCCTCCGCACCTTTGACTCCGCCTGACTTCACCTTCGCATGCAAGAGTTTCTAAGTTTTAACTCTCAAAATGAATTGTACTGACAGAAGGTTACTTTTGTTGTCTTACATGATGTTAACAAACAGCACTGACAGCAATAGCAGCTGTAACACAATCTGATAAGACACTTTACCTGATGGTTTTTTAGGTACGAAGTGAAAAAGGTACAGAAAATGTTCTGTAGGTATCCGATCTTTACTGCTTTAGTAGCATAATTCAAATTCTTAATATTACACCTGTAGCAATATGTTATTTGCATACTTGTGCAAACTTGCATACTTGCATacttgtataatttcccccccgagatcaataatgtatttctgattctgattctgattgtgctTCTTGTTTGATTTCAATAAAGATTTGAAAGTCCGTTGTTtgcaattaaaaatgactgGACGGTGGTGAGATTCCTTTAGACAACTCCACTAAACTGTAATTGTGCTTCACAGATTACAGTTTTCAATATTTGAAATTGGGTGGCCGGAAAAAATAGAGGAAACAAGTGATgataaaagtacacatttgtgtTACGTTGAATTCCAGTGTTGCAAATGAAAACCGACACCAGAGGAGTCATTGTTACCCACAGGCACAGTGACCTAGATTATTACATTCCctctttgggtgtgtgtgtgttttcatgtttgtaatGGACTCCGGGGCTCAGTGTAATAATGTGTTATTAATTACTGCATATAAATTCTGTAAAGCTGTGTAGCGAGAGAACAAGAGGAATCAGGCCTAATACGAGCAGATCTAGTTATTACATAACGCCGGACTGCCGTCAACATCCGTCCTCCGCGCTGCATTCTGCATTGTTGTTAACTCTTTTGGCGCAAGACAGGCTGGGTGGGCAAGGCTTCCTGTTGAGCTAAAATGTTGACACCACATAAGGAAGTTCAGCAGCTTGGAGTGTTGTGTAATTTCAGACAGTGTGACGGCTACCAGAGAAACTGAGACATTGCCCGCTGTGACAGAGatctccccctccccccataGACACATGCATACTCACACAGCCCAACACAGATGTGTGTCCACAGTATTCATGActctcattttgtattttacaaaatcaaatgaaaaacagaaattataGTTATGCATAATTTGTTTCATCATACAGCATactataattatatatatatattatagagtgtgtgtgatgatacAGAAAATGTATCCCTGTCCATTCCCTGCCTCCCTCAGCCCTTTATCTGTCAGTTTTTGCAGAGCTGGCACCAGGTCAGCCTGCCTCAGTCCTTGTTATGTGACTATGACAGCGCCCTGTCTTACGCAAGGTCtctgcagtagcagcagcagcagcacatacagtatgtttagtcCTGGCCACAGCCCCCTTGTACTCATGTGTGTGCTGCTACTCAGACTCTGcatccaccctcctcctctctgtgaagtcaaggaaacaaagacaagaaagacaaacattgtGTAACTTTGGGGGTTATGTCATAGGTTTTTGGCGCAGGTTGAAATTGTGATAAACAGACTGTGTATTGATCTCAAGTCTCAGAAGTTACACTCAGTGGACCCACATTAAAGCTTTGTACTATAGTTCATCACTCTAATTTGACctgactgaaatgtaaatacatgCCACAATGAACTGCAGTGGTTTTACAGCTAATCTaacgctctctctccctctctccccctccctctctctctctctctctctccctgtctctatAACACAGTTAGTGGTCAGCAAACGGCAGCACTGAAGCTGGATCCTCAGGGAGCCCCGAAGTAGACGGACTGACCTACATCCTCTGTAAGACACTGAGAGAAGCAGTGCAGTGGCCTGACAGGCATCACAGCTCTGCTGAAGATTGAGGAAGACGCCGATAAACTCAAAATCACCTCCAGCGAGACTCCAGAGGCTGCTTTGAACTATTTGCCAAGACAGCTGGAAGACTCTTTGCTCAAAATACaaacttgtttcttttttgaggTTCCTCGTTCAGAACACTATTTCAATGTCTGAGGTTTTTGTGGAGTTCCACCTCTTTTTAATCTTCTTGGCTAATATGGACACTTGAACGTTTTCATCTTGAAAAATAAGTAACGGAAATCAATGAGGCTATCCCTTCAAGGAGCACAAATACCTCATCAAGAAGTTTTTGCCAATCCTGCGACATAGGTCAAACTCCTCAGTGACAAAGCAGAAGGATCATATAGTTTTACATCTTTTCCCTTCCCCCCTTTGCCCTTTGCTAGAGTTACACTCTAGCCCCCAACTAAGAAAAATGGAAAGTCTGAGTCTACACCTCCCATCCACCAGCAACAAAAACGCCATGGAAGTAGACACTTTTTCTTCTTACAGCGGGAGCCTCCCATCCCCTACTCCTGAAGGTGGAGCGCGGATCAGCCGCCAGTCTAAAGGTAACAAGCCTAATATGTCTGGCCGTCGCAAGCGAGAGTTTATTTCTGATGAGAAGAAAGATGCTTCCTATTGGGAAAAACGGAGGAAGAACAATGAAGCAGCCAAGCGGTCAAGGGAAAAGCGCCGCCTCAATGACATGGTGCTAGAGAACCGGGTCATGGCACTGAATGAGGAGAACGTTCGTCTAAAAACGGAGCTCCTTCAGCTCAAGTTGCGCTTTGGCCTCATCAGCACAGCCTCCTACATGGAGAAAAGTCAGCAGATCTCcaacagtgctgctgctgtcaacaATAGTAGCAACGGGAGCAGCACCAATGGCACCCCAAATAGTAACTACCTCTCAAGCAGCGGCTACTCCAGTGCATCCCAGGTGATGCTGAATTCTGACTCATCTGAGACGGAACAGTCGAGCCGTGGCGAGCGCCACGTCCACAGTTACTCTCCTCGGGGCTCCATCTCTGACATGTCTGACGGCTCCTCCAGAGACAGCCCAGAACCCATGGGCTACAACATCAAGAAGGAGCCCTCAAGTATGGAGATGGCCAGACTGGAAAGTAACGGGATTCCCAGTGGGATCGCTAACGGGATGCCCAATGGTATGCCAAGTGGGGcttaccatggcaaccacacaGCTCTGGTTTCTCCTCACCAGCAGACCACCCCATTGGCTGAAAGTGCCATGGAGTACCAGCaccatcaacagcagcagcagcagcagtgccgCATGGAGGCCTCCAGCCCCACTCCTCAGGCCACCTCTGCACAGAGAAGTGTCATCTTGTACCGCTCCAGCAGTGGCTGCTACCCCATGGAGAGCCAGAGGCCGGAGGACCATCAGTCCCAGCAGAGCAGACTGCTGCAGCACGGCCAGCACATCTCGACCTCCAAGTTCTCTGACTGCTCAGTGACCATCACAGAGGTCGCTGAGAAGCTGGAGAGGACAAAGACCTTGGATTCGCCTCAGTATGAATACACTAATGGTCATGCTGAGACGGCAGAGGAGCTGCAACAAAGGTACAATCCTAACGCGCAACAACAGCCTAGGCACTACAGCTACCACGGTCGGGAGAGCAGTCTTCAGCATGCAGAAAACCACCAGAACCCCTTTGCCCCTGATCTGATCCATAACACTGAGGAGGGCAAGTCCTCCTTCCCACAGCACAATGGCTACCTCAACACACTGGACGAAGAGCCCCCGGTGCTCACCTATGAGGGAGGTCCAAGAGCAGACGGTTTCTACCAGGAGAATTCCTCCGCTAAAGACACCTCATCCAGTGATGGGGACCCTCGTAGCTCTGACAAGGAGGGCTCCACAGATGACGAGtccccctcctcgtcctcctcagaCATCAGCAGCTACCACCAGAAGGCGGCGGGAGCTGCCGGTTTGCACAGTGAGTGCCAAACTGAGGTCAAAGGCACTGCCCTGCCCCACAAGCTCCGCCTCAAGTACAGAGCTCTGTCCAATGGGGCAGCAGGAGCGCGTCTGGAAGGACCAGTCAACACCTCCATGTCCCCGTCTCCCAATTTGCCTCAGCACCCTTACTTAGCTCTTCCCAGCAACCCTCACAGCACCCAGGCCCATGGGGAAAGCAAAGAGATGGAGAATGAGACTGAGTATGCGGAAGAGGTCAAGCCTCAGGTGAATGAGAGGGCGGAGGctaagaaggagggagggaaaaagggATCCAGCAGCAGGGGTGGGCGCAATAAGAGGCGAGATTAAGGACAAATAAGAGCAGCTCAAGCGCTCAAAAGAGACTATCGAGCCTTTTCCTCTCACCTCTTTGTTGTctacagcagacagacaactaCAACAATGACTCACATCTGCACCTTACGAGACAGAGAAGAAGCCAGTGATCTGTGTGAGGTGTAGTTGGGGTGTGATTTCACCATCAAGTTTCACTGTGTCACCTGTTCCCCTTCCCTTTACTCTCTCCTACCTCCCACCCATCCCTCCAATTAAAACAATAGATCACTTAATGAGGGAGGGAACAGAATGAAACTCTCCAGAGCTGGAGTCTGGGATATTCCCCTTGTGGAAGATTCAAACATTGTTCAATTATTCATCATTGTAAACTGCCTTGGTGGCTGGCCAGCATATATTGTGGCATTATGGGAACATTCCTTTGACCAAAGATTACACATCCTTCCTTTAGTGTCTCCCTTTTTGGCAAAGAGTTACattcttcctccctctgaaCACATCTGTACCATTTGATCTTCCACCCTCTGCACACAAGTCCTCTTCACTTCTGAAGCACTTAGATTGTATATTACTGTGACATATAAATTTGCATATAtggaatatatattttaagaagaaaagtgtggcaaaaacaacaaaaaataaagcagTGGGATGCGGAAGTCATAGACTTAAAAGTGATCAGTTTTTTCTTGTTGAGACGCCTTGTACAGTCCCTCTTTTTATCTAGAAAATGCCTCAAGATTTTCTTTTAACTAAAAGTATGAGCAAcagcttgttaaaaaaaaaaaaaaaaaagagaacggTACACTTCTTTTTCAGATTTATGGATCAGATTGGGGGCCTCATTCAGGTATTCTGAGAAAGCTGTCAAAACAGTTAAGGCCAGTTATCCGCATATCAGTCAAGGCTATGCAGTCACACATTGCTGTCGGCAAAACCTGACAAGCACAAGGCAAGCCTCGTTTGCCAGCCGTTCAACAAAAATCAATACATCTTCATTCCAGACAAGACTTGTCTGTCTAATAAATGAAATGGCTCTCCAGTCGCAAAACCAGCAAAGCTGCTCTCTCTTCATAAGGTGCCTCTTTATTGTGTTGTCCCTCGTCCCCACTTTGGCCAATGTCTTAACGATCCCACTCACCTCCGCACTGACTTGTTTTAGCTATAGTAGGTCATACAGTCTGTACAAGTTTAACTGTTTCACTTCCTGGTGCCTGCCTCTGGCCACTATGTATAAATGTAAAgttgtctctctatctcttgtATACTGctgtcattattttattattattttattaatattgttattttctattatattcggttattattatgtgtatttttctgttatCCTGTCGTGTCATTTTGCTCTATGCTCTTCCTGGTTGTGCTGTGTATTTACCCATGCTGTCCCTTGCCCCAGTTACCATTTGTACTCTGTGTTACCGTATAACCTTTGTTGTTCGCCGAAAGGCTTtcgaaaatgaaaaaaaaaattgaataagGCTTGTCCAGAAGTGATTATGTATTGCTATACTTCATGTGGATATGCAAAATGGTTTCAAAAACACTAATTTTTGATTGTGAAAGATttgaaatggggaaaaaataaaaggttgttGAATTAATATAAGTCTCTTCTGAACTTTTTGAGTCGCTCTTGGTGAAAGTGACATAAGCACACACATCCAGGCCAGACCCCTTTCTAGCAGAAGACCAACTTGCTGAATCACAGCTCACAGACAGCAACATCCCAGTCTGCCAGTACAGCTCAGCGTGAGCCGACACAGCCAGAAAAACTTCACTGGTCCACCACGTCATCACTTAATGCCGCCTACTGGCAGAgattcactgaaatgaaataaatcagagcaacacacagactgtgtggTGCAGCAATACAGGAGGGAATCTGTTGGCTGAACTTGACCTCAGTCTGAATATTCATGTAATATATTTATACTGACACGTATGACTGCAATAAAAAGTACACCTCATGTTTTATAAACAGGCTGTCTGCTCACAAGGGTATATTCAGGAGATACAACATTACATAAaaacttcatttattttattatttaataaaatatgacataaaTAGTCATTTCTTGAACTGGTTGTGAGCAGGGCAAAGCAAGTCACAGGTCAATTTAAAGAGCTTTGCATAAGGCAAAGAAATGTATTAGAAgaacatttaaagttaaagtgcAAAAATAAACTTCCCCAAATGTCACACAGGAATAGTCTTGTAAAGGAACATAAAGCTGTAGAAATCAAAATGGACACTACGGATCACTatgatgtgtaatgtgaaaggagtcagTTGTAGTGAATTATcaccgactctgcagttcccctcagctcttcaGAGCATtattagcatctttcagctcattgttttggttttatggcctgcAACGTTACTGTTTCGGTTCACTCTCGCTGTTcccatcaaccttgtttccagccaAAGGAACTGATAAACCCAATGTACGCTACCTGCCCTGCACCGTACAGCAGACAATGTTAACTTCTACCTTTGTACGCATAGCGTAGCATTTAGCAGGTAAAAGGAGAGCGAATGTTGGACCTAAATTTGATATGGatccagaaacacaactccaattGAATGCTACGTACCTGCTAAAATAAGCAAGTGTTTACTAACACCTTTGCAACAACTTTACGTGATAATCTATCAATGTTgcatttacagcttgttctgctgccctgacaacaacaacaacaaacaaaaaaaaaaaaggtgatgaaGTTGAGGTGTATCCAAGATCATCAGGAAGTTGATTAAACCaatctcaaataaaagcaagaGCAAAATGGCTCCATTTTCAGTAACTGAAAGAAAAGCTCAAGCCTTTAAAGCCACACATTAAGTCAGGTTACATCAAGTGGTAGTTACACATGAGCAGGGTCACATATTTTGCTTTCTGATGTAGTCCAGAATTGCTCAACGCCATGAACCAATGTTTTAACAGATGTGCTTTGGTTGAAcaaaataagagagaaaatCGCAGAATATATCTGAGTGCAACAAGCAAAAACAAGTTACACAACTGTCTTGGGAGAAAAACTGCGTCAGACTGTGAACACAGAGTGTAGCAGCCTCCATCTGACCCCGCTGTTAACGGAGCAATAGCTGCTGACGGTGAACAACAAGTTGGCATGGGCAGAGCGTGCCACTGACAAGGGTTACATAAGAGCCATTACAGGAATGAGAGGCCATTCGATGCAGAGGTGTTGCAATTTCAAGGAAACGCCCAAGTTTCTTGAGAATCTCGGGACAGCGGCTCTGCTCTGGAAATGTCAACAAAGACAGAAGGACCAAAGAACCACTTGTTGTCAGTTTACGACCAGAGTGCTTCACATTTTGACGTTTTGTGACGCAAATGAAATGCATCCACAGCACTTGCTTGACTACAGTAACAGTAGCTTGTTCCTGCGTCTCAGTTTCGGATAGTTAGAGGAAGGAAGTACATGTGTGGAAGCAGCGGACCACAGATAGACCTCCTCTATATAACTAATGTGTTTTCACTTCTGCCCTCCATGCCACCCACCAGCCGGCTATAACAAGGTGACATTCCAGAGGAAACTGCAGGGCTTTGTAGCGCACTATCCtttcctcattctctctcctaCACCTCACCCccctcttcccttcctcccccctcctctcagtATATCTTGTTCTCGCTCTTACTCAtccctcatttttttctccaaccCATCTTTGAGCTGTAAAACCTGCTTTGTATTGTGCGGAGGTTTGTGAAAGCGGGCCAGGAGAGTAAAAGTAGGTCAACGAGGAGGGATagcagaggatggaggagggggtgaggagagagagagagagagagagagagagagagaggggttatTCAGAGTGAAagggttgagagagagagagagagaggaaaaaggggggggggggggttacgtCACATGCCTCTACAGTGTAAACTTGAGCAAACTACTCAAAGAAGCTCTCTCTTGTTGCTGCCTTAGGGAGCAGGCCagtagcgcacacacacacacacacacacatacttgggTTACACTAATGTATCAGTTTGCATCAAGctgacatttataaaaaatTACACACAGGCTGATTAATACACCAGAGCTAATGTGATTATCTATTAGAAAgctctgtgacattttcatacaaCTGTGgatcattatttttttatcatcattactGTTTTTATGGGTTCCTGTCCAGTTTTAGTGAGCTCTAATCAAAGACTGAACCTGATTCTAATGATTTtagttcattcatttacttttaGTTTGACCTAATTGGgatttttgtttgatttcaatCTGCCTCTTCAGGTGTGCACACGGCAGTGGAGGTATGACCCTGGATTTTAA
The sequence above is a segment of the Enoplosus armatus isolate fEnoArm2 chromosome 2, fEnoArm2.hap1, whole genome shotgun sequence genome. Coding sequences within it:
- the nfil3-5 gene encoding nuclear factor, interleukin 3 regulated, member 5; translation: MESLSLHLPSTSNKNAMEVDTFSSYSGSLPSPTPEGGARISRQSKGNKPNMSGRRKREFISDEKKDASYWEKRRKNNEAAKRSREKRRLNDMVLENRVMALNEENVRLKTELLQLKLRFGLISTASYMEKSQQISNSAAAVNNSSNGSSTNGTPNSNYLSSSGYSSASQVMLNSDSSETEQSSRGERHVHSYSPRGSISDMSDGSSRDSPEPMGYNIKKEPSSMEMARLESNGIPTLVSPHQQTTPLAESAMEYQHHQQQQQQQCRMEASSPTPQATSAQRSVILYRSSSGCYPMESQRPEDHQSQQSRLLQHGQHISTSKFSDCSVTITEVAEKLERTKTLDSPQYEYTNGHAETAEELQQRYNPNAQQQPRHYSYHGRESSLQHAENHQNPFAPDLIHNTEEGKSSFPQHNGYLNTLDEEPPVLTYEGGPRADGFYQENSSAKDTSSSDGDPRSSDKEGSTDDESPSSSSSDISSYHQKAAGAAGLHSECQTEVKGTALPHKLRLKYRALSNGAAGARLEGPVNTSMSPSPNLPQHPYLALPSNPHSTQAHGESKEMENETEYAEEVKPQVNERAEAKKEGGKKGSSSRGGRNKRRD